A part of Candidatus Rokuibacteriota bacterium genomic DNA contains:
- a CDS encoding P-loop NTPase: MLKRYRDIAGDGGSNIVGQVEALTGRVRARMARVRRRLAVTSGKGGVGKSMLTTNLAILLAADGWRVGVLDADLNGPCLARMLGIRGPALRLSPEGLHPAEGPLGIKVLSMDLLLREGPVPLVWEAPTQDHSFVWRDTMEATALRELLADTVWGDLDVLLLDLPPGAPRLPALAGLLADLDGALVVTIPSEVSRLVVERAVELARAHAVRLLGLVENMAGHLCPHCGAVGDLFVRDDGPLEVPGLPTLARIPFDPRIAHCADRGRPYAVEHADTAAGLALRALATQVRTLLSPAEAAR; the protein is encoded by the coding sequence ATGCTCAAACGGTATCGCGACATCGCGGGAGACGGCGGCTCCAATATCGTGGGACAGGTGGAGGCGCTCACCGGCCGGGTGCGGGCCCGGATGGCCCGGGTCCGCCGACGGCTGGCCGTCACCAGCGGAAAGGGTGGTGTGGGCAAGAGCATGCTCACCACCAATCTGGCGATCCTGCTGGCGGCTGATGGATGGCGGGTCGGCGTGCTCGACGCCGACCTCAACGGCCCCTGTCTCGCGCGCATGCTCGGGATCCGTGGCCCGGCCCTCCGCCTCTCGCCCGAGGGCCTCCACCCCGCCGAAGGGCCGCTCGGCATCAAGGTGCTCTCCATGGATCTCCTCCTTCGTGAGGGGCCCGTGCCGCTCGTCTGGGAAGCTCCGACCCAGGACCACAGCTTCGTCTGGCGTGACACCATGGAAGCGACCGCGCTTCGGGAGCTGCTGGCCGACACGGTCTGGGGAGATCTCGACGTGCTCCTGCTCGACCTGCCACCGGGGGCGCCGAGGTTGCCGGCCCTTGCCGGACTCCTCGCCGACCTCGACGGAGCCCTGGTGGTCACCATTCCGTCGGAGGTGTCCCGGCTCGTCGTCGAGCGGGCCGTGGAGCTGGCGCGAGCCCATGCCGTGAGACTGCTCGGGCTCGTGGAGAACATGGCGGGCCACCTCTGCCCGCACTGTGGCGCCGTCGGGGATCTCTTCGTCCGCGATGACGGCCCACTCGAGGTTCCCGGCCTTCCGACCCTGGCCAGGATCCCCTTCGACCCACGAATCGCCCACTGCGCGGACCGCGGACGCCCGTACGCCGTGGAGCATGCCGACACCGCGGCGGGCCTGGCCTTGCGCGCGCTGGCCACCCAGGTGCGGACGCTGCTCTCTCCGGCGGAGGCGGCCCGGTGA
- a CDS encoding ABC transporter substrate-binding protein: MLVSEGATSRRWVVVPVLAAAVMLTASAPVHAQLQTLPPVRVGVIQPLSGPAATSGTYVRMGAEIARDRLNARGGVLGGRRLELVIEDNKSDPAETASAAERLIVRSKVRVIMGAGDDAMTLAAMPKIEERGVPMVVESASGAPITTRGNPWVFRLSPPPEMQAFGFEPHVGKLGVKRADFLVVNSDRGRSTATAFGDMLKQNGAAVGVTEVMEASATDMSAQLARIKATGSDTLFLASGVEQIALAMKQAHEQRLARRIVTIGDGASPSQIVKRVGAAAEGTYHIVSSIPWFPEALPNPRIAREFVDEWTKRGHPGEGLMEGGRGHDGITTIIAAIKLAGKDDAGMIRDALWRVYFSGISGPIKFGKDGPAGKESGQRQPSIFVVQIRDARLALPDFGAKR; encoded by the coding sequence ATGCTGGTTTCTGAAGGGGCGACGAGTCGGCGGTGGGTGGTCGTGCCGGTGCTGGCCGCGGCGGTGATGCTGACCGCCTCGGCGCCGGTCCATGCGCAGTTACAGACGCTCCCGCCGGTCAGGGTCGGAGTCATCCAGCCGCTGTCCGGTCCGGCCGCCACCTCCGGCACCTACGTCCGCATGGGCGCCGAGATCGCGCGCGACCGACTCAACGCCCGCGGCGGCGTGCTGGGCGGCCGCCGGCTCGAGCTGGTGATCGAGGACAACAAGTCCGACCCCGCGGAGACGGCGAGCGCGGCGGAGAGGCTCATCGTCCGCAGCAAGGTGCGCGTGATCATGGGCGCGGGTGATGACGCGATGACGCTCGCGGCGATGCCGAAGATCGAGGAGCGCGGGGTCCCCATGGTCGTCGAGAGCGCCAGCGGCGCGCCGATCACCACCCGCGGGAACCCCTGGGTCTTCCGCCTCAGCCCACCCCCGGAGATGCAAGCCTTCGGGTTCGAGCCGCACGTGGGCAAGCTCGGCGTCAAGCGCGCCGATTTTCTCGTGGTCAACAGCGACCGGGGGCGCAGCACGGCCACTGCGTTCGGCGACATGCTGAAGCAGAACGGGGCGGCGGTCGGTGTCACCGAGGTCATGGAGGCGTCCGCGACCGACATGAGCGCCCAGCTCGCGAGGATCAAGGCCACGGGTTCCGACACCCTGTTCCTGGCGAGCGGCGTCGAGCAGATCGCGCTGGCGATGAAGCAGGCGCACGAGCAACGCCTCGCGCGGAGGATCGTCACCATCGGAGACGGCGCCTCCCCCTCCCAGATCGTCAAGCGGGTGGGCGCCGCGGCCGAGGGCACCTACCACATCGTCTCCTCGATCCCCTGGTTCCCCGAGGCGTTGCCAAACCCAAGGATCGCGCGGGAGTTCGTCGACGAGTGGACCAAGCGCGGCCATCCCGGCGAGGGGCTCATGGAGGGGGGCCGGGGTCACGACGGGATCACCACGATCATCGCGGCGATCAAGCTCGCGGGCAAGGACGACGCCGGGATGATCCGCGACGCGCTGTGGCGCGTGTACTTCAGCGGCATCAGCGGTCCCATCAAGTTCGGGAAGGATGGACCGGCCGGGAAGGAGAGCGGTCAGCGCCAGCCCAGCATCTTCGTGGTTCAGATCAGGGACGCGAGGTTGGCGCTCCCGGACTTCGGCGCGAAGAGGTAG
- a CDS encoding carboxypeptidase regulatory-like domain-containing protein, whose protein sequence is MRHWTAVLCAFGLAAALVWAGSTPVTAQGAGSIVGEVKFSGTPPAAKNLKVDKDSEVCGSDKPSEELVVGASKGIKNAVVSLAGAKGPAPKPAQKPALDQKKCHFAPHVLVVPAGAEVDILNSDGILHNLHTFSAANSAINKAQPKFKKVMTEKFDKPEVIKVQCDVHSWMSAWIVVADHPYYSVTDEGGTFKLDNVPPGKHKVEVWHESLGKLSREVEVKAGAPTKVTFELSKK, encoded by the coding sequence ATGCGTCATTGGACAGCTGTGCTATGCGCGTTCGGCCTGGCCGCCGCCCTGGTCTGGGCCGGCTCGACCCCCGTCACCGCCCAGGGGGCGGGCTCCATCGTGGGCGAGGTGAAGTTCTCGGGGACCCCGCCAGCCGCCAAGAACCTCAAGGTCGACAAGGACTCCGAGGTGTGCGGCAGCGACAAGCCGAGCGAGGAGCTCGTGGTGGGCGCCAGCAAGGGGATCAAGAACGCCGTGGTGTCGCTGGCCGGCGCCAAGGGCCCGGCGCCCAAGCCCGCTCAGAAGCCGGCGCTGGACCAGAAGAAGTGCCACTTCGCCCCGCACGTCCTGGTGGTCCCGGCGGGGGCCGAGGTGGACATCCTCAACTCCGACGGCATCCTGCACAACCTCCACACCTTCTCCGCGGCCAACTCCGCGATCAACAAGGCCCAGCCCAAGTTCAAGAAGGTGATGACCGAGAAGTTCGACAAGCCCGAGGTCATCAAGGTACAGTGCGACGTGCACAGCTGGATGTCGGCCTGGATCGTCGTGGCCGACCACCCCTACTACAGCGTCACCGACGAGGGCGGCACCTTCAAGCTCGACAACGTGCCCCCCGGCAAGCACAAGGTGGAGGTCTGGCACGAGAGTCTGGGCAAGCTGAGCCGGGAGGTCGAGGTCAAGGCCGGCGCCCCCACGAAGGTCACCTTCGAGCTGAGCAAGAAGTAG
- a CDS encoding PCP reductase family protein, whose translation MKLLCVACNEPMQVSSVEGPEEGSVSVSFGCATCGQRVALLTNPLETQLVRSLGVKIGGQSVGHEPLEVVRASLAPQSQGALHAAEGEAVVWTEEANARLQRLPPMARPMARTAIARYAREHGVTTVTPELMDEYRAHAGF comes from the coding sequence GTGAAGCTTCTCTGCGTCGCATGCAACGAGCCCATGCAGGTCAGTTCGGTAGAGGGCCCCGAGGAGGGATCCGTCAGCGTCAGCTTCGGATGTGCGACCTGCGGCCAGCGAGTCGCCCTGCTCACCAATCCCCTGGAGACCCAGCTCGTCCGGTCCCTCGGAGTGAAGATCGGAGGACAGAGCGTGGGTCACGAGCCGCTCGAGGTGGTCCGGGCGAGCCTGGCGCCGCAGAGCCAGGGCGCGCTCCACGCCGCGGAAGGGGAGGCCGTGGTCTGGACCGAGGAGGCCAACGCGCGCCTCCAGCGCCTGCCGCCGATGGCCCGGCCCATGGCGCGCACGGCCATCGCCCGGTACGCGCGGGAGCACGGCGTCACGACGGTGACCCCAGAGCTGATGGACGAGTACCGGGCGCATGCTGGTTTCTGA
- a CDS encoding c-type cytochrome: MGLFRSRLFQSVLVLVVTFAVFRFAIRPPAPWSVITLYMGVVLLALLVYVSSDGDSWRAFVAPLRALLVDDSLMPIRVVAMIVLPLGLGYYAYSQAAATVEAPPELRAVHPAPPASISFRGKPLDIQGLDNPLRKDAAGLKQHAAEGGSIYIKNCMYCHGDNLDGAGPFAHAFNPPPANFQDPGTIAMLQEAYLFWRIAKGGPGLPKESTPWNSVMPAWEDRLSAEEIWKVIVYLYDATGYQPRRWEEGGEPKHSRLAVPVKLAGLPGMGLLTPRAVEAQQVGDPAQGKAVYEKKCLLCHGEKGDGAGPGAPLLEPRPRDFTKGKFKIRTSASGQVPTDADLFRIITEGMPGTTMPGWKGLSEKDRWSLVAYLKTFAPEAFKEAPKRAVLPKEVAASKESLARGKEMFEAIECHKCHGAGGRGDGPSAAELRDDWKHPVRPANLTKPWNFRGGSSTKEIATRLATGLMGTPMPTFIDSVEKPEDIWHVANYVKALGTDKPAFATMLTVRAVAGPIPDDPAAAFWRQQPAAVFPLAGQVIVEPRNVNPSIDTVTVRAVYTGTEIAFHLSWDDPTKSMPDATAKTFADQIALQLAARPAEGSERPYVLMGDGSSPVYLLRWASDAGVGEASASGLGTLAPQTGQAVQATGGAVFADGQYRLVIKRPRVTKDPGDPAFPVGRFLSVAVMAWDGGAGETESKLSFSSWYYLRLEEPGSTTPYLIPPLVVLVAAALELLVVRRARGRASAEPRRPN; encoded by the coding sequence ATGGGCCTCTTCCGCTCGAGGCTGTTCCAGTCGGTGCTGGTCCTCGTCGTGACCTTCGCCGTGTTCCGGTTCGCCATCCGGCCACCGGCGCCCTGGAGCGTGATCACCCTGTACATGGGCGTCGTCCTCCTGGCGCTCCTGGTCTACGTCTCCTCCGACGGGGACTCCTGGCGGGCCTTCGTGGCGCCGCTGCGCGCCCTGCTGGTGGACGACTCTCTGATGCCGATCCGCGTGGTGGCCATGATCGTGCTGCCGCTCGGGCTCGGCTACTACGCCTACAGCCAGGCGGCGGCCACCGTGGAGGCCCCGCCCGAGCTGCGGGCCGTGCACCCCGCGCCGCCGGCGTCGATCTCGTTCCGCGGCAAGCCGCTGGACATCCAGGGGCTCGACAACCCGCTCCGGAAGGACGCGGCCGGCCTCAAGCAGCACGCGGCCGAAGGGGGGAGCATCTACATCAAGAACTGCATGTACTGCCACGGCGACAATCTGGACGGCGCCGGCCCCTTCGCGCACGCCTTCAACCCGCCGCCGGCCAACTTCCAGGACCCCGGGACCATAGCGATGCTGCAGGAGGCCTACCTCTTCTGGCGCATCGCCAAGGGCGGCCCGGGGCTGCCGAAGGAGTCCACGCCCTGGAACTCCGTCATGCCGGCCTGGGAGGACCGGCTCAGCGCGGAGGAGATCTGGAAGGTCATCGTGTATCTCTACGACGCCACGGGGTATCAGCCGCGGCGCTGGGAGGAGGGCGGCGAGCCCAAGCACTCGCGGCTCGCGGTTCCCGTGAAGCTCGCGGGGCTTCCCGGGATGGGCCTGCTGACCCCGCGGGCAGTCGAGGCCCAGCAGGTGGGCGATCCGGCCCAGGGCAAGGCCGTGTATGAGAAGAAGTGCCTGCTCTGCCACGGGGAGAAGGGCGACGGCGCCGGACCCGGCGCGCCGCTGCTCGAGCCGCGGCCGCGCGACTTCACCAAGGGCAAGTTCAAGATCCGCACGAGCGCCTCGGGGCAGGTCCCCACCGACGCCGATCTCTTCCGCATCATCACGGAGGGCATGCCGGGAACCACCATGCCCGGCTGGAAGGGGCTGTCGGAGAAGGACCGCTGGAGCCTGGTCGCCTACCTCAAGACCTTTGCGCCCGAGGCCTTCAAGGAGGCGCCGAAGCGGGCCGTGCTGCCGAAGGAGGTGGCCGCATCGAAGGAGTCGCTGGCCCGGGGCAAGGAGATGTTCGAGGCCATCGAGTGCCACAAGTGCCACGGGGCCGGCGGGCGGGGCGATGGGCCCTCGGCCGCGGAGCTGCGGGATGATTGGAAGCACCCGGTGCGGCCCGCCAACCTGACGAAGCCGTGGAACTTCCGCGGTGGCAGCAGCACGAAGGAGATCGCCACGCGGCTGGCCACCGGGCTCATGGGCACGCCGATGCCGACCTTCATCGACAGCGTGGAGAAACCCGAGGACATCTGGCATGTGGCCAATTACGTGAAGGCGCTCGGGACGGACAAGCCGGCCTTCGCCACGATGCTGACAGTCCGGGCCGTCGCGGGCCCGATCCCGGACGACCCGGCGGCCGCCTTCTGGAGGCAGCAGCCGGCGGCGGTCTTCCCGCTGGCGGGGCAAGTGATCGTGGAGCCGCGCAACGTCAATCCCTCCATCGACACGGTCACGGTGCGCGCCGTCTACACCGGCACCGAGATCGCCTTCCACCTCAGCTGGGACGATCCGACGAAGTCCATGCCCGATGCCACGGCCAAGACCTTCGCCGACCAGATCGCGCTGCAGCTGGCGGCCCGGCCCGCCGAGGGCAGCGAGCGCCCCTACGTGCTCATGGGCGACGGATCGAGCCCCGTCTACCTGCTCCGCTGGGCGTCGGACGCCGGCGTGGGGGAGGCCAGTGCCTCGGGACTCGGCACGCTCGCTCCGCAGACGGGTCAGGCCGTCCAGGCCACGGGCGGGGCGGTCTTTGCCGACGGCCAGTACCGGCTGGTGATCAAGCGGCCGCGCGTCACCAAGGATCCCGGGGATCCCGCGTTCCCGGTCGGGCGGTTCCTCTCCGTGGCGGTCATGGCCTGGGACGGCGGGGCCGGAGAAACGGAGAGCAAGCTGTCGTTCTCGTCGTGGTATTACCTCCGCCTGGAGGAGCCAGGCTCAACCACCCCCTACCTCATCCCCCCGCTGGTGGTCCTCGTCGCCGCCGCGCTGGAGCTGCTCGTGGTCCGGCGCGCGCGGGGGCGGGCTTCCGCGGAGCCAAGGAGACCCAACTGA